One genomic region from Nocardioides plantarum encodes:
- a CDS encoding inositol-3-phosphate synthase, whose amino-acid sequence MGSVRVAIVGVGNCATSLIQGVHYYRDADPSAVVPGLMHVNFGDYHVRDVEFVAAFDVDDKKVGKDLSEAINASENNTIKICDVPTLGIEVQRGPTLDGLGKYYRMTIEESAKEAVDVVQVLKDAQVDVMVSYLPVGSEEADKFYAQCAIDAGVGFVNALPVFIASDPEWAKKFEDAGVPIVGDDIKSQVGATITHRVMAKLFEDRGVALDRTYQLNVGGNMDFKNMLERERLESKKVSKTQAVTSNLTGSLAGLVDSKNVHIGPSDYVAWLDDRKWAYVRLEGRAFGDVPLNLEYKLEVWDSPNSAGIIIDALRACKIAKDRGIGGAIISASSYLMKSPPVQLPDDEGRRRVEAFIKGAE is encoded by the coding sequence ATGGGTTCGGTACGAGTAGCAATTGTGGGCGTCGGCAACTGCGCCACGTCCCTCATCCAGGGCGTCCACTACTACCGCGACGCTGACCCGTCGGCAGTGGTTCCCGGCCTCATGCACGTCAACTTCGGCGACTACCACGTCCGCGACGTCGAGTTCGTCGCCGCGTTCGACGTCGACGACAAGAAGGTCGGCAAGGACCTCTCCGAGGCCATCAACGCCTCCGAGAACAACACGATCAAGATCTGCGACGTGCCCACCCTCGGCATCGAGGTCCAGCGCGGCCCGACGCTCGACGGTCTCGGCAAGTACTACCGCATGACGATCGAGGAGTCCGCCAAGGAGGCCGTCGACGTCGTCCAGGTCCTCAAGGACGCCCAGGTCGACGTCATGGTGTCCTACCTCCCCGTGGGCTCGGAGGAGGCCGACAAGTTCTACGCCCAGTGCGCCATCGACGCCGGCGTCGGCTTCGTCAACGCCCTGCCCGTCTTCATCGCCTCCGACCCCGAGTGGGCCAAGAAGTTCGAGGACGCCGGCGTCCCGATCGTCGGCGACGACATCAAGAGCCAGGTCGGTGCCACCATCACCCACCGCGTGATGGCGAAGCTGTTCGAGGACCGCGGCGTCGCGCTCGACCGCACCTACCAGCTCAACGTCGGCGGCAACATGGACTTCAAGAACATGCTCGAGCGTGAGCGTCTGGAGTCCAAGAAGGTCTCCAAGACCCAGGCCGTGACGTCCAACCTGACCGGCTCGCTGGCCGGCCTGGTCGACTCCAAGAACGTCCACATCGGTCCCTCGGACTACGTCGCCTGGCTCGACGACCGCAAGTGGGCCTACGTCCGCCTCGAGGGTCGCGCGTTCGGCGACGTCCCGCTCAACCTCGAGTACAAGCTCGAGGTCTGGGACTCCCCCAACTCCGCCGGCATCATCATCGACGCCCTGCGCGCCTGCAAGATCGCCAAGGACCGCGGCATCGGCGGCGCCATCATCAGCGCGTCGTCCTACCTGATGAAGAGCCCGCCCGTGCAGCTGCCCGACGACGAGGGTCGCCGCCGCGTCGAGGCCTTCATCAAGGGCGCAGAGTAG
- a CDS encoding PadR family transcriptional regulator, translating to MARRAESIELAVLGLLHEGPMHGYELRKRLNLMLGWGRVLSYGSLYPALKKMLKGSLIEELAPALTPVSRRPRIVYQVTPAGTQEFERLMADIGPAAWEDDNFGIRFAFFGRTDMEIRLRVLEGRRSRLQERLDRVQSQLSLTEKEVDRYSAELQRHGVESAEREVQWLSDLINAERSRAVTPPPAAQS from the coding sequence ATGGCACGCCGCGCAGAGTCCATCGAGCTGGCAGTCCTCGGACTGCTGCACGAGGGACCCATGCACGGCTACGAGCTGCGCAAGCGGCTCAACCTGATGCTCGGGTGGGGACGCGTGCTGTCCTACGGCTCGCTCTACCCGGCGCTGAAGAAGATGCTCAAGGGCAGCCTCATCGAGGAGCTCGCACCGGCCCTGACGCCGGTCTCGCGGCGGCCCCGGATCGTCTACCAGGTCACCCCGGCCGGCACGCAGGAGTTCGAGCGGCTGATGGCCGACATCGGGCCGGCGGCCTGGGAGGACGACAACTTCGGCATCCGGTTCGCCTTCTTCGGGCGCACCGACATGGAGATCCGCCTGCGTGTCCTCGAGGGACGGCGCAGCCGGCTGCAGGAGCGGCTCGACCGCGTCCAGAGCCAGCTGTCGCTGACCGAGAAGGAGGTCGATCGCTACTCCGCCGAGCTCCAGCGGCACGGGGTCGAGTCGGCCGAGCGCGAGGTCCAGTGGCTCTCGGACCTCATCAACGCCGAGCGCAGCCGGGCGGTCACCCCGCCCCCCGCGGCGCAGAGCTGA
- a CDS encoding transglycosylase domain-containing protein, producing the protein MAGKRKAAGATTSRTADMSWPELLRARLGRSPKKGKVAKQDRPPKTWKSRLKRFFLWSTVAGLVLALVAVGGFIYLYRTTDIPEPNAEFLTNASIVYYDDGKTEVGRYALQNRESISFDDMPEVMKQAVVAAEDETFYSNNGIDTKGIVRAVFNNASGGSTQGASTITQQYVKILYLNQERSYKRKVKEAILSLKIQREQSKDQVLAGYLNTIYFGRGAYGIQAAANAYFDKPAKELGLREAAVLASVLNDPNDLDPADGIDTRRRLKGRFQYVLDRMAKAGDITQADAETAKKQLPKFPKIKAQSAYGGQRGHMLTLIKDQLLDLDKKDGSPFTEDEIDGGGLRITTTLQPKIMKAVQAGIEEVKPTERTDQFKSPSQLHAAAATVEPGTGALRGFYAGQDYLKSQINWAIAGGQAGSTFKPYALAAGLKDGYSLKDTFDGNSPIDVGGTEFENQGEGGSGDYGPAVSLLEATEKSINTAYIDLTDSMNDGPKKIIRMAQAMGVPGSKASKTKPFGIPTTSGELNPETGVALGSATVSPINMANGYATIANEGVAAQVYVIKKVEDRDGEVLYEHKVTDKRALNADIASDVSYALQQTADVGSGMSAKLDDDRPIAGKTGTATKTGGAVSSSWFVGFTPQLSTAVMYVRGPGNGQLDGWLPATDDGKLGYFGGNYPAKTWKAIMTRELDGVEVEDFPEPANVDGDAPDDGHAPYVPPQTSLPSEPQTSETQEPTAESPTTPPPTSAPATTQPPTSTAPTPPETTDPCGLLGCPTSDPPTSAPPTSPAPSNPTAPAANPRATYRRER; encoded by the coding sequence TTGGCAGGCAAGCGGAAGGCAGCGGGAGCGACGACGTCGCGCACGGCCGACATGAGCTGGCCCGAGCTGCTGCGCGCACGCCTCGGCCGCTCGCCCAAGAAGGGCAAGGTGGCCAAGCAGGACCGGCCACCGAAGACCTGGAAGAGCCGGCTCAAGCGCTTCTTCCTGTGGAGCACCGTGGCCGGCCTGGTGCTGGCCCTCGTCGCCGTCGGTGGGTTCATCTACCTCTACCGGACCACCGACATCCCCGAGCCCAACGCCGAGTTCCTCACCAACGCCTCGATCGTCTACTACGACGACGGCAAGACCGAGGTCGGCCGCTACGCCCTGCAGAACCGCGAGTCGATCTCCTTCGACGACATGCCCGAGGTCATGAAGCAGGCCGTCGTCGCGGCCGAGGACGAGACGTTCTACTCCAACAACGGCATCGACACCAAGGGCATCGTGCGCGCGGTCTTCAACAACGCCAGCGGCGGGTCGACCCAGGGTGCCTCGACGATCACCCAGCAGTACGTCAAGATCCTCTACCTCAACCAGGAGCGCTCCTACAAGCGCAAGGTCAAGGAAGCGATCCTGTCGCTGAAGATCCAGCGCGAGCAGAGCAAGGACCAGGTGCTCGCGGGCTACCTCAACACCATCTACTTCGGCCGCGGGGCCTACGGCATCCAGGCCGCGGCCAACGCCTACTTCGACAAGCCTGCCAAGGAGCTCGGCCTGCGCGAGGCGGCCGTGCTCGCCAGCGTGCTCAACGACCCCAACGACCTCGACCCCGCCGACGGCATCGACACCCGGCGCCGGCTCAAGGGCCGCTTCCAGTACGTGCTGGACCGGATGGCCAAGGCCGGCGACATCACCCAGGCCGACGCCGAGACCGCCAAGAAGCAGCTCCCGAAGTTCCCCAAGATCAAGGCGCAGAGCGCCTACGGCGGCCAGCGCGGCCACATGCTGACCCTGATCAAGGACCAGCTGCTCGACCTGGACAAGAAGGACGGCTCGCCGTTCACCGAGGACGAGATCGACGGCGGCGGGCTCCGGATCACCACCACGCTGCAGCCCAAGATCATGAAGGCGGTTCAGGCCGGCATCGAGGAGGTCAAGCCCACCGAGCGCACCGACCAGTTCAAGAGCCCCAGCCAGCTGCACGCCGCAGCGGCCACGGTCGAGCCCGGCACCGGCGCCCTGCGGGGCTTCTACGCCGGCCAGGACTACCTGAAGTCCCAGATCAACTGGGCGATCGCCGGCGGCCAGGCGGGCTCGACGTTCAAGCCCTACGCCCTCGCGGCCGGGCTCAAGGACGGCTACTCCCTCAAGGACACCTTCGACGGCAACTCCCCCATCGATGTCGGCGGCACCGAGTTCGAGAACCAGGGTGAGGGCGGCTCCGGCGACTACGGCCCCGCGGTCAGCCTGCTCGAGGCGACCGAGAAGTCCATCAACACGGCCTACATCGACCTCACCGACTCCATGAACGACGGGCCGAAGAAGATCATCCGGATGGCTCAGGCCATGGGCGTCCCCGGCTCCAAGGCGAGCAAGACCAAGCCCTTCGGGATCCCGACCACGTCCGGCGAGCTCAACCCCGAGACCGGCGTCGCCCTCGGCTCGGCCACGGTCAGCCCGATCAACATGGCCAACGGCTACGCCACGATCGCCAACGAGGGCGTCGCGGCCCAGGTCTACGTGATCAAGAAGGTGGAGGACCGTGACGGCGAGGTGCTCTACGAGCACAAGGTCACCGACAAGCGCGCGCTCAACGCCGACATCGCCTCCGACGTCTCCTACGCCCTGCAGCAGACCGCCGACGTAGGCTCCGGGATGTCGGCCAAGCTCGACGACGACCGGCCGATCGCCGGCAAGACCGGCACCGCCACCAAGACCGGCGGCGCCGTGTCGTCGTCGTGGTTCGTCGGGTTCACCCCGCAGCTGTCGACGGCCGTGATGTACGTCCGCGGGCCCGGCAACGGACAGCTCGACGGCTGGCTGCCGGCCACCGACGACGGCAAGCTCGGCTACTTCGGCGGCAACTACCCGGCCAAGACGTGGAAGGCGATCATGACCCGCGAGCTCGACGGGGTCGAGGTCGAGGACTTCCCCGAGCCGGCCAACGTCGACGGCGACGCCCCCGACGACGGGCACGCGCCGTACGTCCCGCCGCAGACCTCGCTGCCGAGCGAGCCGCAGACGTCCGAGACCCAGGAGCCGACGGCCGAGTCGCCGACGACCCCGCCGCCCACGTCGGCGCCGGCGACCACGCAGCCGCCGACGTCGACCGCGCCCACGCCGCCCGAGACGACCGACCCGTGCGGCCTGCTCGGCTGCCCCACGAGCGACCCGCCCACCTCGGCGCCGCCGACGTCGCCGGCCCCGTCCAACCCCACGGCGCCGGCCGCCAACCCGCGGGCGACGTACCGCCGCGAGCGCTAG
- a CDS encoding glycosyltransferase 87 family protein produces the protein MTHVHPTRDDGVVATLSEVVGGPVGDHAGPRRGAGVSVLGVLLAITALTFALGLVSKTACADDGWSMTDASRYTHACVSHVPDAYSGNGLVELAWPWSGDRETRLRYPVTEEPAAVGLWTYAAARVTQVLSGSPDVGVRYGEPSATLAESGAVDDERRLFVVVNAVGFALLALLATAALAAAHRRRPWDAGVFAAAPVLAFAGIVSWDLLPVAAVAGALWAWSRGRTALAGALVGAGAAAGVWPVLLLLALALVCLRDRRPSALLPPVVTATAAWAVLNAPAFLSGRPQWERFWQAAWERGPDEGSIWTVVAQTSGLTRDVGLPVSWTLVGLWFLGVTALVLLAPVRPRLSQVALLLVAGVLLLGLSYEPQQALWLLPLAALAHPRWRDLLIWQACEVVYFAMSWWWRGGLLSSGADTGPRFYWLAIAVHVVGTLWLVAMVVRSVWWPEDDVVRRSDGADADQPVVV, from the coding sequence GTGACCCACGTCCACCCCACCCGTGACGACGGGGTGGTGGCCACGCTGAGCGAGGTCGTCGGCGGCCCGGTGGGCGACCACGCGGGGCCCCGGCGGGGGGCCGGCGTGTCGGTGCTCGGCGTCCTGCTGGCGATCACGGCGCTGACCTTCGCGCTCGGGCTGGTCTCCAAGACGGCCTGCGCCGACGACGGCTGGTCGATGACCGACGCGTCGCGCTACACCCACGCCTGCGTCTCCCACGTGCCCGACGCCTACTCCGGCAACGGCCTGGTCGAGCTCGCCTGGCCGTGGTCGGGCGACCGTGAGACCCGCCTCCGCTACCCCGTGACCGAGGAGCCGGCCGCGGTCGGGTTGTGGACCTACGCCGCCGCGCGGGTGACCCAGGTGCTCAGCGGCTCGCCCGACGTGGGCGTGCGCTACGGCGAGCCCAGCGCGACGCTGGCCGAGAGCGGGGCCGTCGACGACGAGCGGCGCCTGTTCGTCGTCGTCAACGCCGTCGGCTTCGCCCTCCTCGCCCTGCTCGCCACGGCGGCGCTGGCGGCGGCCCACCGGCGGCGGCCGTGGGACGCGGGGGTGTTCGCCGCGGCCCCCGTCCTCGCCTTCGCCGGCATCGTCTCGTGGGACCTGCTGCCCGTGGCGGCCGTGGCCGGCGCCCTGTGGGCGTGGTCTCGGGGCCGGACCGCGCTCGCCGGTGCGCTCGTCGGCGCCGGCGCCGCCGCCGGGGTGTGGCCGGTCCTGCTGCTCCTCGCCCTCGCGCTGGTGTGCCTGCGCGACCGCCGCCCGTCCGCGCTGCTGCCGCCGGTGGTGACCGCGACCGCCGCCTGGGCCGTCCTCAACGCGCCGGCCTTCCTCAGCGGTCGTCCCCAGTGGGAGCGGTTCTGGCAGGCCGCCTGGGAGCGGGGGCCCGACGAGGGCTCGATCTGGACGGTCGTCGCCCAGACCTCCGGGCTGACGCGCGACGTCGGGCTGCCGGTGTCGTGGACGCTCGTCGGGCTGTGGTTCCTCGGCGTGACCGCGCTGGTGCTCCTGGCCCCGGTCCGGCCGCGGCTCAGCCAGGTCGCGCTGCTGCTGGTCGCCGGGGTGCTCCTGCTCGGGCTGTCCTACGAGCCCCAGCAGGCGCTGTGGCTGCTGCCGCTGGCCGCCCTCGCCCACCCGCGCTGGCGCGACCTGCTGATCTGGCAGGCCTGCGAGGTCGTCTACTTCGCGATGTCCTGGTGGTGGCGCGGGGGGCTGCTGTCGTCCGGTGCCGACACCGGTCCCCGCTTCTACTGGCTCGCCATCGCCGTGCACGTCGTCGGCACGCTGTGGCTGGTCGCCATGGTCGTCCGCTCCGTGTGGTGGCCCGAGGACGACGTCGTACGCCGCAGCGACGGGGCCGACGCGGACCAGCCGGTCGTGGTCTAG
- a CDS encoding alanine racemase, whose amino-acid sequence MGLTLTVDGPRWRDHLRAYADAAPGLVPVVKGNGYGFTPGRLARRSEWLGVDTIAVGTYEELPEVASRFDGSLLVLTPWRPFLPDLDPALASRVIHTVGRVDDVDALLTRQPGARMVLELLTSMRRHGFAPRGLWEAAGHLRRHPGARLEGLALHLPLAQGSHLGEVRRHLNDAVGAGLDGLDTVWVSHLTRDELTTLRSSYADFTIRPRAGTDLWLGDRGALSVTATVLDVHEVDRGDSFGYRGRTVPKSGHLLVVSGGTAHGIGLEAPMGDSSIKARASTLARGGLDAVGFVRSPFSIDGKQRLFAEPPHMQASMLFLPAGARVPDVGDQIDVRVRYTATTFDTITVS is encoded by the coding sequence ATGGGTCTCACCCTCACCGTCGACGGCCCGCGCTGGCGCGACCACCTGCGGGCCTACGCCGACGCCGCGCCGGGTCTGGTGCCGGTCGTCAAGGGCAACGGCTACGGGTTCACCCCCGGCCGGCTGGCCCGGCGCAGCGAGTGGCTCGGCGTCGACACGATCGCCGTCGGCACCTACGAGGAGCTGCCCGAGGTGGCGTCCCGCTTCGACGGCTCGCTGCTGGTGCTCACGCCGTGGCGTCCGTTCCTGCCCGACCTCGACCCGGCCCTGGCCTCCCGCGTGATCCACACGGTCGGTCGCGTCGACGACGTCGATGCGCTGCTGACCCGCCAGCCCGGCGCCCGGATGGTCCTGGAGCTCCTCACCTCGATGCGGCGCCACGGGTTCGCCCCCCGCGGCCTCTGGGAGGCCGCCGGCCACCTGCGCCGCCACCCCGGCGCCCGGCTCGAGGGCCTGGCGCTCCACCTGCCGCTGGCCCAGGGCTCCCACCTCGGCGAGGTACGCCGTCACCTCAACGACGCCGTCGGCGCCGGTCTCGACGGGCTCGACACCGTCTGGGTCAGCCACCTCACCCGCGACGAGCTGACGACGCTGCGCTCGTCGTACGCCGACTTCACCATCCGACCCCGCGCCGGCACCGACCTGTGGCTCGGCGACCGCGGGGCGCTCTCGGTGACCGCGACGGTGCTCGACGTGCACGAGGTCGACCGGGGCGACTCGTTCGGCTACCGCGGCCGCACCGTGCCCAAGTCGGGCCACCTGTTGGTGGTCAGCGGCGGCACCGCCCACGGCATCGGCCTCGAGGCGCCGATGGGTGACTCCTCGATCAAGGCGCGGGCCTCGACGCTCGCGCGCGGCGGCCTCGACGCGGTGGGCTTCGTGCGCTCGCCGTTCTCGATCGACGGCAAGCAGCGGCTGTTCGCCGAGCCGCCCCACATGCAGGCCTCGATGCTGTTCCTGCCGGCCGGTGCGCGGGTGCCCGACGTGGGCGACCAGATCGACGTCCGGGTCCGCTACACCGCCACGACGTTCGACACGATCACGGTGTCGTAA
- a CDS encoding lipid II:glycine glycyltransferase FemX: MTYDVRATTPAEHLAYVDAQRAASFLQTPAWGQVKAEWRRESIGWFRAGSDEQVGAALVLYRQLPKVKRYLAYLPEGPLLDWTTDDLGALLRPLAAHLKAQGAFGVRIGPPVVTRRWDAAAIKAGIADPACRRLGDLAPTDRDAAGARVVSQLTELGWRPQAVEGGFAAGQPRHVFQVPLRHPDGTARTEDQVLAGMNQLWRRNIKKAAKAGVAVRQAQGPIGDADLKAFHDLYVHTAARDHFTPRPLGYFRTMVDALGAESPDRLRLWFAHHEGDLVAATIAIRVGAHAWYSYGASSTDKRDVRGSNAVQWAMLQDALAAGADVYDLRGITDTLDADDPHAGLIQFKVGTGGEAVEYAGEWDLPLHRPLYKAFTVYMSRRG; this comes from the coding sequence GTGACCTACGACGTTCGCGCGACCACCCCGGCCGAGCACCTCGCCTACGTCGACGCCCAGCGCGCGGCCAGCTTCCTGCAGACCCCGGCGTGGGGCCAGGTCAAGGCCGAGTGGCGTCGCGAGTCGATCGGCTGGTTCCGCGCCGGGAGCGACGAGCAGGTCGGGGCCGCGCTCGTGCTCTACCGCCAGCTGCCCAAGGTCAAGCGCTACCTCGCCTACCTCCCCGAGGGTCCGCTGCTCGACTGGACGACCGACGACCTCGGCGCGCTCCTGCGGCCGCTGGCCGCGCACCTCAAGGCGCAGGGGGCGTTCGGCGTCCGCATCGGCCCGCCCGTCGTCACCCGCCGCTGGGACGCCGCCGCGATCAAGGCCGGCATCGCCGACCCCGCCTGCCGCCGCCTCGGCGACCTGGCTCCCACCGACCGCGACGCGGCCGGCGCCCGGGTCGTCTCGCAGCTCACCGAGCTCGGCTGGCGTCCGCAGGCCGTCGAGGGCGGGTTCGCCGCCGGCCAGCCGCGCCACGTCTTCCAGGTGCCGCTGCGCCACCCCGACGGCACCGCGCGCACCGAGGACCAGGTCCTCGCCGGGATGAACCAGCTCTGGCGTCGCAACATCAAGAAGGCCGCCAAGGCGGGCGTCGCCGTCCGCCAGGCCCAGGGGCCGATCGGCGACGCCGACCTGAAGGCGTTCCACGACCTCTACGTCCACACCGCGGCGCGCGACCACTTCACCCCGCGCCCGCTCGGCTACTTCCGCACCATGGTCGACGCGCTGGGAGCCGAGAGCCCCGACCGCCTCCGCCTGTGGTTCGCCCACCACGAGGGCGACCTGGTGGCCGCGACCATCGCGATCCGCGTCGGCGCCCACGCGTGGTACTCCTACGGCGCCTCCTCCACCGACAAGCGCGACGTCCGTGGCTCCAACGCCGTCCAGTGGGCGATGCTCCAGGACGCCCTCGCCGCGGGCGCCGACGTCTACGACCTGCGCGGCATCACCGACACCCTCGACGCCGACGACCCCCACGCCGGGCTGATCCAGTTCAAGGTCGGCACCGGCGGCGAGGCCGTCGAGTACGCCGGCGAGTGGGACCTCCCGCTCCACCGCCCGCTCTACAAGGCGTTCACCGTCTACATGTCGAGGAGGGGCTGA
- a CDS encoding deoxyribonuclease IV, which translates to MSEIAIGAHVDQTDPIAEAAARQAPLVQFFLGDPQSYKGPEIRYAGGAEGLKVDAEAAGVDLYVHAPYIVNVATTNNRIRIPSRKLLQQHVDAAASVGAKGLIVHGGHVGKDDDPDTGFDNWRKAIDATDLKLPLLIENTAGGDNAMTRYLERIGRVWDAIAATEQADRVGFCLDTCHAHAGGNALETVVADVLAITGRIDLVHANDSRDGFDSGADRHANFGAGKIAPDLLAAVVRDAGAPVVCETPGGAEEHSADFAWLRERL; encoded by the coding sequence ATGAGCGAGATCGCCATCGGCGCCCACGTCGACCAGACCGACCCGATCGCCGAGGCCGCGGCCCGTCAGGCGCCGCTCGTGCAGTTCTTCCTGGGCGACCCCCAGAGCTACAAGGGCCCCGAGATCCGTTACGCCGGCGGTGCCGAGGGGCTCAAGGTCGATGCCGAGGCGGCCGGCGTCGACCTCTACGTCCACGCCCCCTACATCGTCAACGTCGCCACGACCAACAACCGCATCCGCATCCCCAGCCGCAAGCTCCTCCAGCAGCACGTCGACGCGGCGGCGTCCGTCGGCGCCAAGGGCCTGATCGTCCACGGCGGCCACGTCGGCAAGGACGACGACCCCGACACCGGGTTCGACAACTGGCGCAAGGCGATCGACGCCACCGACCTCAAGCTGCCCCTCCTGATCGAGAACACCGCCGGTGGCGACAACGCGATGACCCGCTACCTCGAGCGCATCGGCCGGGTCTGGGACGCCATCGCCGCCACCGAGCAGGCCGACCGGGTCGGCTTCTGCCTCGACACCTGCCACGCCCACGCCGGCGGCAACGCGCTCGAGACCGTCGTGGCCGACGTCCTGGCGATCACCGGCCGGATCGACCTCGTCCACGCCAACGACAGCCGGGACGGGTTCGACTCCGGCGCCGACCGGCACGCCAACTTCGGCGCCGGCAAGATCGCCCCCGACCTCCTGGCCGCCGTGGTCCGCGACGCCGGGGCGCCCGTGGTCTGCGAGACCCCGGGCGGCGCCGAGGAGCACAGCGCCGACTTCGCCTGGCTCCGCGAGCGCCTCTAA
- a CDS encoding FHA domain-containing protein — MTSIRIQSADRAWSADTTEGARVFRIGRDESADIVSTDPSVSRRHAEIRALGEGWEVVDVGSTLGTWVDGQRVDRASLQGTTTIGLGDQGRSFQVTVTVTAPAPPAPAPPAPPPSYGAPAPVFGQPFSPTPPTQPIPTAPPFQPAGPAYTPAYGPADPLLEQTVVTGGLGGFPGFGGPGLLVRRRVGGDLRFPGGVPVRIGRDPGLEVHADDQAVSRLHAVVEPRPDGWWWIDRSTAGSFVDGEQVTSFRIDEPVEISLGHPTAGYEIEVVPVIAAREAAAGIQRRKRRRGLVLAASVVALVLAATGITWGVVSLVGGDDSPEVAGGGGVDTDAERAEALERAKAAAVLLQAVDESGQVLWSGSGSIISEDGLILTNAHVGDPNAEGQGSSEDDPAFLEVSLTTGDDDEPAKATYRANPIVSDGYLDFAVLQINAELDGTKVSPDDLDLPAPLPLGDSDEVRTGDRIRALGYPAIGNVAAQGDRPLTVTEGVVSTFQADPVVGTERGAIDSDVRLGSGNSGGPAINDAGQVIGLNTRVITAASVDAGSITQGSALIVPVNLARAVIDIARKGGDPDYVSPYLDKLPKDPGLPPDAVATSNGWATEEGGKCQGSSSKASPQQLTGVSVKDTVQAEFTLKGVPSGLPLSIDFVTADGTRVDTLSGTWDGDEAATCISAPLTLQAAVPGLTAVLSLGQDGEVAAENPVVFPDIG, encoded by the coding sequence ATGACCAGCATCCGCATCCAGTCCGCCGACCGCGCCTGGTCGGCCGACACGACCGAGGGCGCCCGCGTCTTCCGGATCGGTCGCGACGAGTCCGCCGACATCGTCAGCACCGACCCGTCGGTCTCGCGCCGCCACGCCGAGATCCGCGCGCTCGGCGAAGGCTGGGAGGTCGTCGACGTCGGCAGCACCCTCGGCACCTGGGTCGACGGGCAGCGGGTCGACCGGGCCTCGCTGCAGGGCACCACGACGATCGGGCTCGGCGACCAGGGCCGTTCCTTCCAGGTCACGGTCACCGTGACCGCACCGGCACCCCCCGCACCGGCGCCCCCCGCGCCCCCGCCGTCGTACGGCGCCCCGGCCCCCGTCTTCGGCCAGCCGTTCTCGCCGACCCCGCCGACCCAGCCGATCCCGACCGCGCCGCCGTTCCAGCCCGCGGGTCCGGCGTACACCCCGGCCTACGGGCCGGCCGACCCGTTGCTCGAGCAGACGGTGGTCACCGGGGGGCTCGGCGGGTTCCCGGGCTTCGGCGGTCCCGGCCTGCTCGTACGCCGGCGCGTCGGGGGCGACCTGCGCTTCCCGGGCGGCGTCCCGGTGCGGATCGGGCGCGACCCGGGCCTCGAGGTGCACGCCGACGACCAGGCCGTCTCGCGGCTGCACGCCGTCGTCGAGCCGCGACCCGACGGCTGGTGGTGGATCGACCGGTCGACCGCGGGGTCGTTCGTCGACGGCGAGCAGGTGACGTCGTTCCGCATCGATGAGCCCGTCGAGATCAGCCTGGGCCACCCGACGGCCGGCTACGAGATCGAGGTCGTGCCGGTCATCGCCGCACGCGAGGCCGCTGCCGGCATCCAGCGCCGCAAGCGCCGCCGCGGCCTGGTGCTGGCGGCCTCCGTCGTGGCCCTGGTGCTCGCGGCGACCGGCATCACCTGGGGCGTGGTCTCGCTGGTGGGCGGCGACGACAGCCCGGAGGTCGCCGGCGGCGGCGGGGTCGACACCGACGCGGAGCGCGCCGAGGCCCTCGAGCGGGCCAAGGCGGCGGCCGTCCTGCTGCAGGCGGTCGACGAGTCCGGCCAGGTGCTCTGGTCGGGCTCGGGCTCGATCATCAGCGAGGACGGGCTGATCCTCACCAACGCCCACGTCGGCGATCCCAACGCCGAGGGGCAGGGCTCCTCGGAGGACGACCCGGCGTTCCTCGAGGTGTCCCTCACCACCGGCGACGACGACGAGCCGGCCAAGGCGACCTACCGCGCCAACCCGATCGTGTCCGACGGCTACCTCGACTTCGCAGTGCTCCAGATCAACGCCGAGCTCGACGGCACCAAGGTGTCGCCCGACGACCTCGACCTGCCGGCGCCGCTGCCGCTCGGCGACAGCGACGAGGTACGCACCGGCGACCGCATCCGCGCGCTCGGCTACCCGGCGATCGGCAACGTCGCGGCGCAGGGCGACCGCCCGCTCACGGTGACCGAGGGCGTCGTGTCCACCTTCCAGGCCGACCCCGTCGTCGGCACCGAGCGCGGGGCCATCGACAGCGACGTGCGCCTCGGCTCGGGCAACTCCGGCGGCCCCGCGATCAACGACGCCGGTCAGGTCATCGGCCTCAACACGCGGGTCATCACCGCCGCCTCGGTCGACGCGGGCTCGATCACCCAGGGCTCGGCCCTCATCGTGCCGGTCAACCTGGCCCGCGCCGTGATCGACATCGCGCGCAAGGGCGGTGACCCCGACTACGTCTCGCCCTACCTCGACAAGCTGCCGAAGGACCCCGGCCTGCCCCCCGACGCCGTCGCGACGTCCAACGGCTGGGCCACCGAGGAGGGTGGCAAGTGCCAGGGCTCCAGCAGCAAGGCGTCGCCGCAGCAGCTGACCGGGGTGTCGGTCAAGGACACCGTGCAGGCCGAGTTCACGCTCAAGGGCGTCCCGTCCGGGCTGCCGCTGTCGATCGACTTCGTCACCGCCGACGGGACCCGTGTCGACACCCTGTCGGGCACCTGGGACGGCGACGAGGCCGCCACCTGCATCTCGGCGCCCCTCACCCTGCAGGCCGCGGTGCCCGGCCTGACCGCGGTGCTCTCGCTGGGCCAGGACGGCGAGGTCGCCGCCGAGAACCCGGTCGTCTTCCCCGACATCGGCTGA